From Rhododendron vialii isolate Sample 1 chromosome 7a, ASM3025357v1:
ccatttaccTAGTGTTGCATAAACATTTCGCTTCTTAGCTTACCGAAGCAACATGGGAAAATGAAATTTGGTCCTTGGTTCCATTACAGTAAGTACACCAGAGGAAACCAACCTTGATGGCATCTATATTTTTCTGTTTGATGTCCGCAGGCGAGTGGAGGGAAGTAAACTTTGCGAGCGAGGTTACAAAAGCATCTCTATGAGTCTTCATGGACATCACTGCAGTAACATGGATTGCATATCGGAAGCCTTCCAAACATTGGGATATTATTACTTCATCGTCACTTTGGTCAAGAGGAACACTAAAAGCAGCCAACATAGGAGCCCAGCATGCCTCAATCATGAATCTAAGGATGACAACATCTGTCGCTGCATAATATACAGACCTGCAATTGAGCAACACAATTCAACATCAAGAACAAACATCGATACTCATTTACTCCAGAAGATCATTTGCCAGGCTTTAGCCAAACAGGGAGGGGGCTACTGCCAAGTACTGATCCTTATTTTATAGTCCATCCCAGTCTACACTaaattgtttttctctctcgtGCTCTCTTCCTTTCCGCTTTTCCTATTTCGACTTTTGCTAAGTTTAACTCATTTTTTTATACCTGTGTCCTACATTAACTTCTCACTAATGATCTTTTACAGATTTACTTCTTAGGCCTTAAAATATCTTGAActtcaataaccaaaatcattCTAAGAAAACCATGCTGAAAGAATGACCAGACACCGcaccagaagaaattcaaatcATTCACTTTGAGAAGCCAGAACCACAAAGAAAAGACAAATATAAAATACATGGACTCAAAAGATAAGAATATATTGCGGTGTAAGATTAGACAAGGCCTAAAAGGAGGACAGCAGCAAATTGGATTTTATATATCCAACCTTGGGTATTCACAATAAGTAGAATTCTGTTGTAAGCCACGTAATACAACTGTCTAATGGTACCAAGAGAGTAGCAGTCATAAACCTAGAGGGTAAAAATAAATGGTCTTACTCTGATTTGCGAGCTTTTTCTTTAAATTGTTCTTGCATGTGTCTCATGAGATCATCACTGGTCTCCATATCCTTGTCTTCCCACCGTTTACGGATCACAATATTCAATATATTATCTAATCCCAAAATTCTGTTCGAATTTGTAGACTGCTTTTGTTGAGGAGCAAAACCATCGTCTTTCATTTTAATCTCACTTCTTGATATTCGCTCGAACAATGATCTCAAGTACTCCTCAGGTAAATCTTTACCATCGTCTATGCCACGATTGTTTCTAATAAAACCATCAGCTGACATCTGCAAAATTTATGACAAATTCCCAATGAGGAGAAGGTCTTCAAGATTTTAAGACACCCAATAACTCCAAACGACCATTTATAACCTTACCTTGTTCTTGACCATCGGATTATGAGCATCAGTGTTGAGCAATATGACTGAATAAGCAAGGACATACGCTGTGTCAGCACTGGTGAATGCCTTTGGATTACATTTGCAGTACCGCTCAGCAAACTTTTCCATGATACGGTCAATCTTCTGTGCCTCACCCGGCAATCTAAAACCCAGTAGAAAGGCTCTAATTGCCTCATCGAACTCCATACCTTGAAAATCAAAGGAATCCACATATGCATGCATCActttgagagagagatcttCCCTTTCCCCCAAATAATCACCAATCAAAGACTTGTTCAACCCAGATGCATTTTTTAGGAAAGCTGCTATCTCTTCTGGTGAGTTACCCACTTTATTTGCATTTATCAGAAAATCAATACCTCTTTTAGGTTTTCGATtaaagagagagataccttcCTGCCATAAATATCACATTAGATTCCATTAGAGTAGTGAGTGGAATTCTAAGAAGATAAGACTGTCTAGCTATAGAACTCCAATACATTTACTTACCTGAAGTTCAAGCTTGTATGCTCGGCGCTGCTCGATTGCTGAAACATCAGAAACTTCACTGGAGGCTTCAGAATGAGAATCTGATGTTTCAACAGGCTCATCTACACTCCCATTCACCATGGGAAGACTCCCAAGCTCGGAGCTGCTGTTCTCAGATCCTTCAATATTCTTTAGAGAATGAGAATCTGGAATGCGCAATTGTTTATTCATCCAGTCTCCCATAGATTTCAAAATAGACCCTAAACACTTCATTGCTTCAAGTTTCATGGTTGCTTCCTGAGGTGGCAACAGTGTAGTGGCAGTGCCAGGAGGGACCCCTTGAGCAGTTTTAAGAAGTCCATTGACCATTCTGTAAATGATAAGATAATAGAATAAGCCTGCTACCatactaaagagtaaagacgcTCAATGTCGTCAATGGAATTTGCACCAATTGTCAAACAAAAACTGAACAATTAAGGCAGCACGAAACATACCTCTCAAATATATTTGACGAATTGACATCACAGTCGTAGTTAAGGAATATGTCAACCAAAATCTGTGAATCAAAACAGAGCTTCTCAAGAAACCGAAGCACTATCATCTTCTGCTGGAAATTAGGTTGAGCAACATTTTCTAAAACTCTGAGAACGATCATAGGGAAAAATACTCCAATCTCCGCCTTCAATCCGGCTCTAAATCTTGATACCAGACTAATGAAAATAGAGCAAGAAAGCTGGAAAACAATCATAAGTGTTGAAGCACTGTTCTTCAGCAGCGACAGACACAAGTATTGCTTAATGGCACCTAAAAATCTGTTCCACGAGAAGAAAGTTCAGAAGACCAATCAGTCAGCGTAGAGAGAATTTACAAGTACAATGAGATCATTTAATGTATAAAGAAAGAGGTAAGAGAATATTATGCAAACAAACAAGTACAAAGCAAGAGTTCTCAATTTATTGTGTAAATAAACCAGAGAATGCCACTATGCTTACTTTTTGATCAGCAAGAGCAAAAATATTGAGAACAAGATAATAATGTAGTAAAATACTAATGATGAGATGTCCactgaaagaaaataaagataaagGGCAATATTTCTCACACTCTACAAATAGCTTTCCAATGTCTAGTAATAAAAAGTAAGAGAGAGGACATTTAATGTATAACAATAGAGTTAAAGAATACTATGTACTCAAACAAGTATATAGCAAGAGTTCACGAATTATTACGCATTAAAAAGGAGAATCCCATTTTTCATCGCAGAAACCTGAAATTATGAAACCTGCTTACGGATTAATATATAAATTCTAgcccagagagagagatatctaGCATCACAACAACAATGCAGAATTGTCGCAAAGCACTAAGCATAAAACAAAAGGGTCACAACGAAAAGGGGCAGATGGAAACCGCTGTGGTTTATGATACAGAGAATTAAATAACCAAGGGCACCAATCCTACAAAATCTATCTCCACTACAAAATCCCTTCGCAAGACTTCATCAATCTATAGAATTGAACTGCAATTAACTCAAGGATAAGAAATTTGATCATAGAAATTTTTCTGAAATAAAAGCCAAAACAAGTGCATGATTATTGATGGTGGACCAAACCAAGCCCAAAACAATCCAGGATAATGTCGTTCCACAAAATCATTCTCACTTTCAGATTCAAAAGCCACAACTTCTCAAAAGACTAACATGATGCCTAAAAACGACACACaaccaaagaaagaacaaattaagCAGGAATGATTAGCTTGCAAAACAGGAAGATTTACATCAAGTTAGCTTAAAATGTAACTTGAAAATAAGATTAGCAAAAACCATAAGCACCTGGAGGTCCTGGACTATGGTTGTTTAACTTGAAAACTGCTGGCTGACCTGGTGAAGTTGAATTGATGTTGCCTGAAGTGCTAAGCTGGTTGACTATTAACCATGGACATCAGCCCAAACTCACCTTAacgtatatagtatatatattgcTTTTATATAGCTACAGTAACCTTAAGAAAGTGGGAATGTAGAACTACGAAAACCTATACAACTAATAAAATACTACTTTTTAACCTCTAGTTAGCCTTTTTCATGATAGTCATTACGCAACTTCACCATTGTTCATCAAGCCAACGACCCAGAAGTGATGAGTTGCCTCCTTGTCCATTTTGTACAAAcaacccaaaccaaactgagcttTTTCTCCAAAAAACAGGCCATGCAATTATACATCACACATGCAAATGTCCCAGTTAAAGGTCTAAACTAGAATTTCGTAATGCTTATCTGCAAAACTCCAATATCGAGAAAGGGCAAAGGCAATTTCAGCATTAACACCAGCTTTGAAATTAAAGTTACAAAATCCGGCGAAGGCCCCCATCACCCAACTGCCTAACTCGACGAGTTATTATAATGGTTACTCCAAATTGCATACAGCAAGTAACTATTTCACTCCATATCAGTTCGCTCTTCTTCTCATTATACTTGAAAAACTTGTTCCAGACTTccatttcctctctcttctcttgctTCCAGTACAACACTACAGGCACTATATTCTTCCAACCTTACACAGCATAATCTACATGCTACACTACTTCCTATCTAGTTATCAACAAAACTCTCTATACTACTCCAGCATGTGTTTTACCACCGAAATGTTAATTGCAACAAGTGTCAAATGTCTGCCATCTGCTTTCCACAACAAATCAACCACTGCtggaaaaaatcaaatctcaaaCCCCACTTCTGTCCTATACCATCTCACCATTCTGATCTCAACTCAAAATAGCCATACCTCGATAACTCAAGACCCTAAAATGATATCCTAACAAGTTTCACTTTAAAGCTTAGATTTCCACTTCCATATTCAGCAAAATTGTATGGAAAGGTGCATAAACTGAAGTTTGAAACCTTAAAAGTACACTACACATCCAATACAATCCCACAATCTTAATAGATAGACCTAGTGAAGAAGAAATGTAACTCAACGAGTTATTATAATGGTTACTCCAAACTTCATACAGCAAGTAATTATTTGATTCCACATCAGTTagcacttcttcttcttgttataCTTTAAAAACTTGTTCCAGACTTCCATGTCCTTTCTCTTCTATTGCTTCCAGTACAACATACACTACTTCCTATCTAGTTATCAACAAAATTCTCTATACTACCTTCTTTCCAATACTATCTCACCGTTCTGATCTCAAATCAAAAGCCATGTCTCGATGACTCAAGAACCAAACATGATATCCAAACAAGTTTCTCTTTAAAGCTTAGATTTCCACATTCCATTTCCTAAATCAGCACAATTGTATGGAGAGGTGTACAAACTGAAGTTTGAAACCTTAAAAGTACACTACACATCCAATAGAATCCAACAATCTACAACTATCATTCAGTGAACACCCCTTTGGTGTGACCGTCAATTTGGAGTCTGGCTCACAACTTTTTCCCCAGACTACCCCTTTAACTAACTACCTGCAAAAAACTGCCAAGAACAAAAATATTGCAATCCAAAATTTCTTCTCCCCTCTTTTCTATTTTCACATCCCAGATTTCAACCCAGGCTTATCTCAGTCCAAGATTTTCCTCTTTCCATCTTTTGCATGACAAGATTTGCACACCGGTGTGCCCGGGCATCTAGTTCAGCATAATGTAGGGAGATGTGCATAAATTGAAGTTTGAACCATTAGTAAAAATCTCTGCATTTACTAAAATCCAAGATACCTAAACATAAAGCAAAAACCATGAGAAGTGTTATACCACCTTTCACTAGTCCTGAAAACAGCACCAGCATTCTCCAACAAGATCTTAAGCAACTCCAACGCCACAATCTTCCCCCTCATCAACTGCGGATCTGCCAAAGCCTCCTTAGGAGGTGTCTTCATCGACAACTTACACAGCGCTCTGAACACCAAAAACGCGTCCCTCCTCAACTTATTCCCAATCTGCACGTCCAAATCGTCATCCCTCTCCGTCTCCCCATCCGCCAACTCCCCCTTCCTACCCTCCAACGCCGTCTTATACATGCTAATCTCCCAATACTTGGCATCCAACATGTCCTTATCCGTCGAATCCAACAAATCCGCTGGATTCGTTGACTCCACGGTGACCCTACTCTCAAACGCCCCGTCATGCACATGCACCCCCGCCCCACCACGCGGCGTCCCCACCGGATTCAAAACCCCGTCAATGTCCTGCATAATCCTAGTTATAAACCCTTGAACGAACATCGTCATGTTACTGTTATCCTCCCCTTTCTCCATCGGCTCCATCAGCTCCGCCACCACGATAGGCTGCACCGGCACCGTAGACGAGTCCGCCTCCATCCGCCTGAACACAATCACCAGCATCTGTATCAGCGAGGCCTTCGCCGTGGTCTGGTTCACCACGTTCTTGCTCCCTAGATACACATCGTAACAAGTCCTAACGATTTGCAACAAACAATCGCCATGAATCCGTAAACTAACGGAGGTGACGGCTGATAGTAAAGTCTTGAGCACTAACAACTCGATGGCCTCGTCGGCGAGTTCGCTGCATTTGCAGACGGATTCGACGAGCTTGGAGAGGATGTCAGCCTCGTCGGAGGCGCCGCGGAGGTAGCCGTGGGAGATGAGTTTCTGGATGCAGTCGAGGGCGGGATCGGCGATTTTGAGGTTACCCGAGGAGCAGGCGTGGATGATGGGGGAGAGGATGAGCTCGGATTCGGCGAGGGAGGGTTCGGAGGGGCCGCCGTCGTGGAGGACGCCGGGGGAGGTGTCGGGATCTGATTGGGGGGaggtgggggtggggggtttTTCCGGTGAGGAGGTGAGGCGTTCGAGGACGGATTTGGACTCGTGGACGAGCTTGGAGTGCTTGCGCCAGGAGCcgtttttgatgattttttctAGGGCGGGGATGAGGACTTGGTTGAGGCGGGAATCGGCTTCCGAAGAAGCCATTCCCAGGGCGGgagtggggtggggtggggtggttCAGATCTGGAGAGGGAATAGTGGTGGTGTTGACGGGTGTTTTGGTCTTAGCCAGGTGGTTAGCTGGCGGCGGCGGTTGGTGGTTGTTTCGTGATCGCGGCGTAGTGTGAAGGTCgttgagaggggagggagagagagtgaagagTGGggagcggagagagagagagagatggggaggaAATTGAAGCTCtggatcttcttcttttttttctttttttttttctttgtactCTGCCAATTGAAGCTCTAGATCGGGTATGGGGTTTGGGAACCTTTTGACTTGTCATGGTTTGACTCTTTTGTGGATAAATTCCTCTGACGTTCCTGTTGTTTTGGAATGATACATCTGAGTCCATCAATATCGGGTAATTATAGAGAGACCATATCCAACTTTATTTGTCTCTGTTTACGGGGAACTTTAGTTAATTTCTCATAAGGAAATACTTCAATACACACCGCCTTCAATAACGTATTATATACACCTAACAAAGGGTTCAGATCGCACCACATCAACAAAATATGACCTGAAGAACTGGTCATCCAACTGGTAACTTTTTTAGCCACTAACATTCATAACTagaccacaaaaattcataaaagctATTCATAACTAAATTAAATAAGCCATGACAAACTCATAATAAGGCAAAATCCACAATATCTCATAAGAAAAAGATAACGTACCACAAATTCTCATAAGCAGTAAATCAAGACTGAGCCCTGAGTATAAGTCCACCGGGCCACCGCCTAGAACCTCTAATTTGTGGCCCAATAATAGGGCCCTAAAATTGAGAACGTCTATATATATTATACTACTAGTCCtgtcttattatatagatatgtCACATATTTGCAATTAGGATAACTTGGTTTAGTGGTTTGATGCGCGTGCACCTAAACCTAGGTCTCATGTTCGAGTCCTTCTTGTTAAGGCTTCTTAAAAGTTTATGGGAGACCATGAGCATTGAGagaaattggagtttgggacccaaaacgaacacatttttaagcatttaaatgtctaaataatactcaatacaaaatataattcttaacatataaaaaataattaatattaaaattaaaatttgaaaaaaaaaacccccgaAAACGCCCCCATACGTCCACAAGTAGCTCCATCATTGGATGTAAGTTCATTTCGGATAGAACTCCGTCGGTAAATTTTAAAAGTGTCTTGAATTTGTTTTCAACAGAATAAGTATTTTAGGTTGACGTAAGTTCATTTCATGATTTATtctttggggtttttttttaataaaaaaaacagctaTAACTTAACCTTTTTAACGAAGAAAACAAATAGTACAACCCTTTTGTCCTCCATCCATATATCTATGGCCTAAACACATTCTATGACATTAGAGAGGCTCAAGCCACTCTAGATCTTGaaaactgaaattttttccattcTGTAGGTATAGAGTCTGAGTTTTCAACTTTTGACGTATCAACCCATAATCAGACACTGACAGCATTCTTCTTTCCAATGTTTTAAACTTGGCTCATATAGTGAAAAGCTTCTAGAACATCTGTTAATAGagcaatggaggagacatgtTGGTTCAGAAAGGCTACCATCCGTTCAGGGTCTCTCCTAAAGTCTGAAAGTAAAAGAGCATCAAATCTAAGCCTATTGTGATATCAAACAAATGGCGTTAATGATAAAGCAATGAGGGCACTTTTTCAATGCTAGAAACACAATTTTTGAGACAAAATATCAACCATGTTCATTTCTCTAAAACTTGTGTGTTACACGAAGGAAAATTAGCAGCATTTGTTTAACAATGCAATCATAAAATACCTtccatattttttctttaactCCCATAATATAAGTTACAAATGTCCTACTTATAGATGAAGCAAATATTCAATAAAAATAGAATTATCAGCAATTTTTAAACTAGCAAATCAACACCACCAACATTTGGAATCGAAATGGATAGAATAGATGGCAttacaaaattgaaaacaaataacaataacaaagGTTGACGCCAAGAATGGCTACTATGCTTGGTAGAATGGATGCAAAGACTTGGGTATTTTCTGCATATTAATATGATCTTTCATTACCCATAACTAATTATGCATAAGGAGTCTTTCTactaaaaaccaaaataaaatctTACCATTCTTATGGCTAGAGGAGCCCAACTAACACCACCATAAGACCATGCTAGCATATATAGcgtaaaagaaaaactttttcagATCAAATAACGAAGATTCATAATCTTCTCTAGGAAACGTTTTTTTTCAACGAAGTCCATACCAATTCCTTCGCTGAGGTTGCCGAGCGGTAATATGGTTGAATCAACCTTGGTCTTACACCCACAATAGACCTCATCCAAGTTCTGAATTGTGTATATTTTTTCCACTCAAACACATCACCAAGATCAAATAAGGCGAAGTAT
This genomic window contains:
- the LOC131333468 gene encoding brefeldin A-inhibited guanine nucleotide-exchange protein 2 is translated as MASSEADSRLNQVLIPALEKIIKNGSWRKHSKLVHESKSVLERLTSSPEKPPTPTSPQSDPDTSPGVLHDGGPSEPSLAESELILSPIIHACSSGNLKIADPALDCIQKLISHGYLRGASDEADILSKLVESVCKCSELADEAIELLVLKTLLSAVTSVSLRIHGDCLLQIVRTCYDVYLGSKNVVNQTTAKASLIQMLVIVFRRMEADSSTVPVQPIVVAELMEPMEKGEDNSNMTMFVQGFITRIMQDIDGVLNPVGTPRGGAGVHVHDGAFESRVTVESTNPADLLDSTDKDMLDAKYWEISMYKTALEGRKGELADGETERDDDLDVQIGNKLRRDAFLVFRALCKLSMKTPPKEALADPQLMRGKIVALELLKILLENAGAVFRTSERFLGAIKQYLCLSLLKNSASTLMIVFQLSCSIFISLVSRFRAGLKAEIGVFFPMIVLRVLENVAQPNFQQKMIVLRFLEKLCFDSQILVDIFLNYDCDVNSSNIFERMVNGLLKTAQGVPPGTATTLLPPQEATMKLEAMKCLGSILKSMGDWMNKQLRIPDSHSLKNIEGSENSSSELGSLPMVNGSVDEPVETSDSHSEASSEVSDVSAIEQRRAYKLELQEGISLFNRKPKRGIDFLINANKVGNSPEEIAAFLKNASGLNKSLIGDYLGEREDLSLKVMHAYVDSFDFQGMEFDEAIRAFLLGFRLPGEAQKIDRIMEKFAERYCKCNPKAFTSADTAYVLAYSVILLNTDAHNPMVKNKMSADGFIRNNRGIDDGKDLPEEYLRSLFERISRSEIKMKDDGFAPQQKQSTNSNRILGLDNILNIVIRKRWEDKDMETSDDLMRHMQEQFKEKARKSESVYYAATDVVILRFMIEACWAPMLAAFSVPLDQSDDEVIISQCLEGFRYAIHVTAVMSMKTHRDAFVTSLAKFTSLHSPADIKQKNIDAIKALVAIADEDGNYLQEAWEHILTCVSRFEHLHLLGEGAPLDATFFAIPQNDLEKSKQSKSNILPVLKKKGPGRIQLAAGSGKRGSYDSAGIGGNASGGITSDQMNNLVSNLNMLEQVGEMNRIFARSQNLNSEAIVDFVKALCKVSMEELRSTSDPRVFSLTKIVEIAHYNMNRIRLVWSSIWHVLSDFFVTIGCSENLSIAIFAMDSLRQLSMKFLEREELANYNFQNEFMKPFVIVMRKSSAVEIRELIIRCVSQMVLSRVNNVKSGWKSMFMVFTTAAYDDHKNIVLLSFEIIEKIVRDYFPYITETETTTFTDCVNCLIAFTNSRFNKDISLNAIAFLRFCAAKLAEGDLGSSSRNKEQEGSGKISPSSPQNGKDRKHDNGDLPDKEDHLYFWFPLLAGLSELSFDPRPEIRKSALQVLFDTLRNHGHHFSLPLWERVFDSVLFPIFDYVRHTIDPSGGDSLSQGTDSNLDELDQDAWLYETCTLALQLVVDLFVNFYGTVNPLLRKVLMLLVSFIKRPHQSLAGIGIAAFHRLMSNAGDFFSDDKWLEVVSSLKDAVNATLPDLSFIVDGDAKVWSNEEAFSRQNNEDTNGSRTPDDDSENFQRHRLHAAISDAKCRAAVQLLLIQAVMEIYSMYRPQLSAKNTIVLYDAVRAAGFHAHKINSDLTLRSKLQELGSITQMQDPPLLRLENESYQICLTFLQNLILDRPESYDEEEVESLLVDLCQEVLQFYIEIARSGQVSQSSVGGGPQWLIPLGSGKRRELAARAPLIVTTLQAICSLGDSSFVKNLAHFFPLLSSLICCEHGSNDVQIALSEMLSSSVGPVLLRSC